In Corvus cornix cornix isolate S_Up_H32 chromosome 17, ASM73873v5, whole genome shotgun sequence, the DNA window GAAGTGAAAAACTGCACCATCTTTACACAGACACCAGAGCATAAAAGCGGCataataaatgacaaaaaacgTGCTCTGGAGAAACGAAACCACCGAAGTTAGATGATCACTGAACATGGGATTCATTGAATCGCTTCCGTTACACAGCTCCACGTGTGTATTTTGACTTGTACGCCTGCAAGAGCCGCGCGGGAGGTGCAGCCGTCCTCGGGGAAGGGCTGAGCGTCTGTCAGGCACCTCCGCGAAGTGAGCGCACATCAAACCCCCGGCCCCGCCAAAGCAACGGCTCCTACGGAGTCCTGCCCAGCCTCTCATCTCGTACGACAGAATAAAACAACCACAAAATCCCCGACAGCCGCTTCTCACTCCGGTCTTTGGGGACGAGGGTCCCTGAGGGTCCCTCAGCGAGGGGGGGGCGGGGCCTCGCTCCGCGCGCGaggcgggggcggggccagaCTGGCGCGCGCCCCGCTGCAGTTAAACCCTCCCGGCCAGGCGCTGCGCCCCCTCCCCGCCAGCCCCTCTCGGCCCCCGGTCCCGCGGAGCGGGGTCCGCCCGCAGCAAGAGCGGGACCGCCCCCGCGTTGCCCCCGCGTTCCCTCCGCCCCAGCGGCCGCAGCCCCGCACCTCGCGCTCAGCCCGCCCGCCGCCATCTTCGCTCCGCTCTCACGTGACCCCGGCCCCCACCTCCCCGCCCACGCCGGCGTCACGTGGTGCGGCACGCGGCACGCCCCCCCGACCACGCCCCGCACGTGGGTCATGTGACACGCGGCGGGGCCAAGATGGCGGCGTCCTGCGAGGTGGGTGCGCGTTGGGCtcccgggggcggggccgcaGCTTCGCGCTGGAATCGGCAATCGCCCGGGACCGCCTTCGACGCCTCCCGCGGGCGGATGTGGTCCCCAGTAGCGGAGGCTGCGTTGTGGGTGTCGCGGCTGGctgggtgggagaggaggaggcggcggcgagGAGCGTGGAAGGGCACGGCGCGGGCAGCCCGCGGGTTGAGGGGAGTCCACAGCGCTGCGGGGACgtggggaagagagggagcaggcaggggcGAGGCGAGGACTACCGATGTTTGGCAGCACGTCAGTGGGAAGCTTCCCTGCCCAGAGCAACGGGGATGCGGATCTCGAAACGGGCGGAAAACGCTGTGTCTGGCTTGAACCGGGGGCTGACGGGTCCCGTTCGGTGATGAGAGAGCGGCAGTGCCGAGGAGCTTCACATTACCTGAAAGAAGGTGTGGAGGAGGGGATTGCGGCAGGCACAAGAAAACGAAATAATTCAGCAGTGAAATATTTCGCGTTGCAAATTGCCAGGTCTAAACATTCAGAACTGCTGCATCAGAAAACTCACCCGGGGTGAAATTCTGCCTAGCCTTGCAGCCAGGCAGCCTGGCGGGGAAGCTGTCATGTGCCATTGATATAGGAGCTGGGGTGGAACCTTAACGTTGCCAGACTGAGTAGGAGGACTCTGTCTTTGGTTGGCAGGTGACATTTACTCTGCCTCTTCTCAAATAAGCCTTAGgtttccccctccccagtgctcagaaacagcaaagagTAGGACCCCAAAACCATTATTGGTTGGAGGTAGCTATTGCCCAGACCAGTTCTGTTTTATTGACTGTATGATTAATTCTTCtcctgtttaaaaattaattgtgatGACAAAAGATTACACTTGGCCTGATGGAGCTGTGTAGCAACAGTGCATGTCATGAAGCTGTTTGGCAATCAAGTATTTCAGGCTATATGAATAAGGATGCCAGAAAGCAATCTATTAATAATTAAGTTTTCAGTACAAAGTCATAAATATCTAAGCACTGCAGACACACAGTCTAAGGAAGTTTGACACTACAAACTGTAATAGTTCCTCAGTAATATTGCTATTACTTTGTCAGCTTTGTAATCGGGTGTCACCATTCAACACTGGCTGAAAACCCAAAAGAGAACTTTAAATAAACTTCCGGCCTTCCATGAGGGAGCTGGTGTAGATATTGGCAATGAGACTTGGGGAGCAGAATTTAATCAGAGTTTCCTGCTAATGAGCTTAAGGGTGGACCAGAAAGGATGAAGTAAGCCACTGTTTCACAACTGGATCAGCCATAATATTtccaacagaaataaagaacCTGAGACCTTCAAAGACCCCAGAGGAGGTACCACTGTAATGGCAGAGGCTTACACATGGCTGATTATCAAATTACATATCCATAGAGAAATCAAGATTGCCAGAAAGCAATAAATGCTGGTGAGAATTGCACAATGTTGTCAATTCCCACAATTTGAAGAAGATAAATGAGATTTAACCTAACAGAGTAAATATGCCTGCTGCTTGTTATTTCAACTCCGTATCTTCCAGTCCAAACGTTTCAAGGAAAGTTTGGTTTGCACGGCAGCTGTCAGTGGGCTGTGAGCCTTCATTCAGAGGAAGTGAAGAGCAGGATTGGCTCACCgcactggtttggttttttttaatcatctgtGTGTTGACATTAGCAATGGGCACATAACTATCAGTTTAAATTGAGTTTAAGAACAAAATAGGTGCACAAACACTTTAACTATCCGAGTAGTTGCTTtaattgtttgctttttttttttttttaataggaattgCAGTAGTATGGAAGGGAATTCTTAATGGACAACTGAGCACAGTGGGAGTCCTGAGATCCTGCAAGCTTGAGGCACGCTGGGCTGGAATCATGTTAAACAAAGCAGTGCTGGTGGAGTCGCTGCTGGTGTTCACCGTGGTGCTGTCGGTGCACGCGGTGGTGTGGGACCGCTTCTCCTGGTGCGCCGTCGCTTTGGCTGTCCAGGCCTTCTACGTCCAGTTCAAATGGGAccggctgctgcagctgggcgGGGCCGTGTTCCAGTTCCGGGGGGCGGCGAACAGCGGCCTCCTGCCCGCCAGCATGGTGATCCCCCTGCTGGGGGTGGTGATGAAGGAGCGCTGCAGGGCCGCCGGCATCGTGTACTTCGAGCGCTTCGGCGTTGTTGTGGCTTCCACGGGAATGCTGCTCGCTCTCTTCCTGTCCATCTTAGCAGTTGGCATCACCAAACCTGTGCCAACCAACACTTGCATCGTGACTGGTATTGCTGGCAGCATAATTATCTACACCATGAAACATTCTTTGACTGTCTCTGAAGTGATAGAGGTTCTAGAAGTGCTGCTCATTTTTGTCTACCTCAGTATGATCTTGCTGTACTTGTTGCCTCGATGTTTTACTCCTGGAGAAGCGCTGCTGGTTCTTGGAGGTGTAAGTTTTGTTCTCAATCAGCTCATTAAACGCTCACTGAATGTAATTGAGGGCAGAGGGGATCCCATTGACTTCTTCCTTCTGGTAGCAGTTGTCGGAGTTGTTCTTCTTGgtctttttttcactgtgctcttcattttcttggATTCGGGCACGTGGATCTCCTCCATGTTTTTCCACATGATGACAGCAGTGTTAGGCTTAGGGGTCATCATGCCTTGGCTGTACCGACTGATCCAGAGGAACCCTTTGTTCTGGCTGCTCCAGTTTCTGTTTCAGACACAGACAAGACTTTACCTTCTTGTGTATTGGACTTTCTTGGCTGCCTCAGCATGTGGTGTGGTTTTCTACCAGAACGCCAAGAGATCATCTGAATCTAAAAAACACCAGGCCTCAACTATAAccaggaaatatttccatttcattgtTGTAGCTACTTATGTTCCTGGACTAATTTATGACCGCCAGCTCCTCTAcgttgctgcagtgctgtgtctggCAGTGTTCATCTTCTTAGAGTACGTTCGGTACTTCAGGATCAAACCCTTTGGACAAACCCTGAGGCATTTGCTCTCTCTCTTCTTGGATGAAAGAGACAGTGGACCTCTAATCTTGACTCATATTTATCTCCTCCTTGGCATGTCCCTCCCAGTGTGGTTGTTTCCTAGATCTTGTGCTCCTAAAGGCACCTTGCCTGGGGCAGGAGCACTGGTCCCCTACTCTGGGGTGTTGGCAGTAGGGGTAGGAGACACCATTGCCTCTGTATTCGGCAGTACAATGGGGGAAATCAAATGGCCAGGAACAAAGAAGACCTTTGAAGGGACAATGACAGCTATTTTTGCTCAGATTATTGCTGTGGCTCTCATCCTGATCTTTGACAGCAGTGTGAATCTGAACTCCAGCTATGCCTGGATTCTGGCATCTGTGAGTTTGGTTTCTCTTTTGGAAGCTTACACTACCCAAATTGATAATCTGCTGTTGCCTCTCTACCTCCAGATCATGCTCATGGCATAGAAGCATTTCCAGGAACAGCTTTCTCCCTTCCTAGAGAGAAGTGGTACTAGAAAATGCACTGTAATGAAAGCTCAAAGCTTATCTTTTGGTACAGCAGAGACAATTGTTGagaatagaaatgaaaaagactTACTTAAAATAAAGG includes these proteins:
- the DOLK gene encoding dolichol kinase isoform X1; the encoded protein is MFGSTSVGSFPAQSNGDADLETGGKRCVWLEPGADGSRSVMRERQCRGASHYLKEGIAVVWKGILNGQLSTVGVLRSCKLEARWAGIMLNKAVLVESLLVFTVVLSVHAVVWDRFSWCAVALAVQAFYVQFKWDRLLQLGGAVFQFRGAANSGLLPASMVIPLLGVVMKERCRAAGIVYFERFGVVVASTGMLLALFLSILAVGITKPVPTNTCIVTGIAGSIIIYTMKHSLTVSEVIEVLEVLLIFVYLSMILLYLLPRCFTPGEALLVLGGVSFVLNQLIKRSLNVIEGRGDPIDFFLLVAVVGVVLLGLFFTVLFIFLDSGTWISSMFFHMMTAVLGLGVIMPWLYRLIQRNPLFWLLQFLFQTQTRLYLLVYWTFLAASACGVVFYQNAKRSSESKKHQASTITRKYFHFIVVATYVPGLIYDRQLLYVAAVLCLAVFIFLEYVRYFRIKPFGQTLRHLLSLFLDERDSGPLILTHIYLLLGMSLPVWLFPRSCAPKGTLPGAGALVPYSGVLAVGVGDTIASVFGSTMGEIKWPGTKKTFEGTMTAIFAQIIAVALILIFDSSVNLNSSYAWILASVSLVSLLEAYTTQIDNLLLPLYLQIMLMA
- the DOLK gene encoding dolichol kinase isoform X2; this translates as MLNKAVLVESLLVFTVVLSVHAVVWDRFSWCAVALAVQAFYVQFKWDRLLQLGGAVFQFRGAANSGLLPASMVIPLLGVVMKERCRAAGIVYFERFGVVVASTGMLLALFLSILAVGITKPVPTNTCIVTGIAGSIIIYTMKHSLTVSEVIEVLEVLLIFVYLSMILLYLLPRCFTPGEALLVLGGVSFVLNQLIKRSLNVIEGRGDPIDFFLLVAVVGVVLLGLFFTVLFIFLDSGTWISSMFFHMMTAVLGLGVIMPWLYRLIQRNPLFWLLQFLFQTQTRLYLLVYWTFLAASACGVVFYQNAKRSSESKKHQASTITRKYFHFIVVATYVPGLIYDRQLLYVAAVLCLAVFIFLEYVRYFRIKPFGQTLRHLLSLFLDERDSGPLILTHIYLLLGMSLPVWLFPRSCAPKGTLPGAGALVPYSGVLAVGVGDTIASVFGSTMGEIKWPGTKKTFEGTMTAIFAQIIAVALILIFDSSVNLNSSYAWILASVSLVSLLEAYTTQIDNLLLPLYLQIMLMA